The Porites lutea chromosome 7, jaPorLute2.1, whole genome shotgun sequence genome includes the window TACGCCGGCCTCTCCGAGGCAAAGGAGGAGGCTCCTGGCTCGACTCCAAGTCTGGTTCATCTAAAGATTCACAAGcgacagtgtttgtatgggctTGAGCCAATGCATTAGCAAAGTTAGAGATTGCGTTGTTGATACTAGCTTCATGCATCGCAGAAAATAGGCTTTGTCTACGGCCTCTGGTCCGACTAGAAGGCACTATAGCTGGTGACTCTTCCAGCTTAGAAATTCTGTTCTCAATTGACGCTTCCTGTATGTGGGAAAACAGGCTTTGCCTTCTACCCCTTCCCCTTGCTTGAAATGCCTGAAATGAAGGGGGGAACTCATCACCTTCATCGCTAGGAGAGGCCCTGGTTGTAGAATTTGCCTTTGTGACTACTGAAGCGACAGTAGTCTCAGCGCTAATATCACTTCTATCGATGACCCTATTTCTTTTCCGGAATTTCAACCAACACTGTTGTAGAGCTTGTAACACCAAAGAGCACGAAGAGGATTCAAATGCTTGGGACTGTGAATCAAGTTCCGAGTAGATTTCATCCGCTGCCGACTTAACACGACTTCTCTTGGCGCTCACAGTGAAGATTAGAACGCAGGTAACGACCTCGCCTACGCGAAATAAAGTTTGTAGAGTCCACCAATGCCATGCGTCTACAAAGGTTATGTCCGTATAAACACCAAATACACTCACCATAGTGTAGATCATAACACCGCAAATAAAGAAATTGGCTGCTGCAGAGGCGTAGATGAGGAAAATGTAAATCTTGTCCGCCTTAGCTTTCACTTGCTTGTGACTAAAAAGTTGCTTGTTCATTTTATAAGCGAGGCGGACGTAGCCAGCTCCAAGAGTTATGCCCCACACTGAGAAAAAGACTTGGCACATTAAAATCATGACTTTTGCTTCCATGTATGTAGACACTACTGTGTCGGAGACGATAACAAGAACGAAATGAATTGCGATGATTATCGAAATTGTCCTGAGCCTTTGGAATCTGGGTGGTGCTATAGATACTCGCGAGGTCTCTATCAGGGCCAATATTATCAGAGAGTCCGAAGCCGTCAAACAAGGTCCTCCGATGGACCACAAAAGACGCATTACAAATATAGCACTTATTAAGTTACCTTGGTGATAAGGATCCaaaaacataacaaaggctCTGGTTATACCGAACAGAAAAACCATGGCGTTCAAGCACACACTGAGATGTTTGCCGCCCAAACCGTCGTAAATGTTTAACACGACGTAATATCCAGCATAAAAACCAATGAAGAGAAAAGCAGTC containing:
- the LOC140943493 gene encoding uncharacterized protein, giving the protein MAGKSALKSVKLLSLKVIFLWRAPVTAAKPYKPHNIVKREIKIRPSTTLLRTGIVSASSESASVTEPVALSVTHSAIIVTPSASKRTTHIINSASIKDKNQFQLEVESLATDTPHFKQDSIAHPQAEALYEQQSESELTTEPQTVSEGASEPQAEPETWPEPGPEWKKAFKKWKWAWHIHVYVFATAFLFIGFYAGYYVVLNIYDGLGGKHLSVCLNAMVFLFGITRAFVMFLDPYHQGNLISAIFVMRLLWSIGGPCLTASDSLIILALIETSRVSIAPPRFQRLRTISIIIAIHFVLVIVSDTVVSTYMEAKVMILMCQVFFSVWGITLGAGYVRLAYKMNKQLFSHKQVKAKADKIYIFLIYASAAANFFICGVMIYTMVSVFGVYTDITFVDAWHWWTLQTLFRVGEVVTCVLIFTVSAKRSRVKSAADEIYSELDSQSQAFESSSCSLVLQALQQCWLKFRKRNRVIDRSDISAETTVASVVTKANSTTRASPSDEGDEFPPSFQAFQARGRGRRQSLFSHIQEASIENRISKLEESPAIVPSSRTRGRRQSLFSAMHEASINNAISNFANALAQAHTNTVACESLDEPDLESSQEPPPLPRRGRRMNVFSTLQETKPEKVIGRSAKMEDIKEESVLEKENEPMKRPPFLKKRSSERLRQLIQSFLSSSESESQQKQKNAVRVPEPIESEGNSEDSNPIPVEYS